From Chryseobacterium sp. IHB B 17019, one genomic window encodes:
- the atpA gene encoding F0F1 ATP synthase subunit alpha, translated as MAEINPAEVSAILKQQLANFDTQSNVEEVGTVLTIGDGIARVYGLENVQYGELVKFSSDVEGIVLNLEEDNVGVALLGESKLVREGDTVRRTNRISSIKVGEGMLGRVVDTLGNPIDGKGPITGDLYEMPLERKAPGVIFRQPVTEPLQTGIVAIDSMIPVGRGQRELIIGDRQTGKTTVAIDTIINQKEFFEAGNPVYCIYVAIGQKASTVAQIVKTLSDKGALAYTVIVAANASDPVPMQVYSAMAGASIGEFFRDTGRPALIVYDDLSKQAVAYRELSLLLRRPPGREAYPGDVFYLHSRLLERAAKVIADDTIASQMNDLPESLRPIVKGGGSLTALPIIETQAGDVSAYIPTNVISITDGQIFLESDLFNSGVRPAINVGISVSRVGGNAQIKSMKKVSGTLKLDQAQYKELEAFAKFGSDLDASTLAVISKGERNVEILKQPVNSPLPVDSQVAMIYAGTENLLRNVPIRKVKEFQIEYIAFLRSKHPETMAAIKAGKIDDSITGVLKQAANDLASKYN; from the coding sequence ATGGCAGAAATAAATCCGGCAGAAGTATCTGCGATCTTAAAACAGCAATTGGCCAACTTCGATACTCAATCAAACGTTGAGGAAGTAGGTACAGTTTTAACCATCGGTGATGGTATTGCTCGTGTATACGGGTTAGAAAACGTACAATACGGAGAGTTGGTGAAATTTTCTAGTGATGTAGAAGGTATTGTACTGAACCTTGAAGAAGACAACGTAGGTGTTGCTTTATTAGGTGAAAGTAAATTAGTAAGAGAAGGTGATACAGTAAGAAGAACAAACAGAATCTCTTCTATCAAAGTAGGAGAAGGTATGTTGGGTAGAGTAGTTGATACTCTTGGTAACCCTATCGATGGTAAAGGTCCTATTACTGGGGATTTATATGAAATGCCATTGGAAAGAAAGGCTCCTGGAGTTATTTTCAGACAGCCGGTAACTGAGCCTTTACAAACTGGTATCGTGGCGATTGACTCTATGATCCCTGTAGGAAGAGGACAGAGAGAGCTTATCATTGGTGACAGACAGACAGGTAAAACTACTGTTGCGATTGATACGATCATCAACCAAAAAGAATTTTTTGAAGCAGGAAATCCTGTATATTGTATATATGTTGCTATCGGGCAGAAAGCTTCTACCGTAGCACAAATCGTTAAAACCCTTTCTGACAAAGGAGCTTTAGCATATACGGTAATCGTTGCGGCTAATGCATCAGATCCGGTTCCAATGCAGGTATATTCTGCAATGGCAGGAGCTTCTATCGGTGAGTTCTTCAGAGACACTGGTAGACCGGCATTGATCGTTTATGATGATTTATCAAAACAAGCGGTTGCGTACCGTGAGCTTTCTCTACTATTGAGAAGACCACCGGGTCGTGAAGCTTATCCAGGAGACGTTTTCTATCTTCACTCAAGATTATTGGAAAGAGCGGCAAAAGTTATCGCTGATGACACGATCGCTAGCCAAATGAATGATTTACCTGAGTCTTTAAGACCAATTGTAAAAGGTGGTGGTTCATTAACAGCACTTCCAATCATTGAAACTCAAGCGGGTGACGTTTCTGCGTATATCCCTACAAACGTAATCTCTATTACTGACGGACAGATCTTCTTGGAGTCTGATCTATTCAACTCAGGGGTACGTCCTGCGATCAACGTGGGTATCTCTGTATCAAGGGTAGGAGGTAATGCTCAGATCAAATCAATGAAAAAAGTTTCTGGTACGTTAAAATTAGACCAGGCTCAATATAAAGAACTAGAAGCGTTCGCGAAGTTCGGTTCAGACCTTGATGCTTCTACTTTAGCGGTTATTTCTAAAGGGGAAAGAAACGTTGAGATCCTTAAGCAGCCGGTAAACTCTCCACTTCCTGTAGACAGCCAGGTGGCGATGATTTACGCTGGAACTGAGAACTTATTGAGAAACGTTCCTATCAGAAAAGTAAAAGAATTCCAAATCGAATATATCGCATTTTTAAGATCTAAGCACCCTGAAACAATGGCTGCTATCAAAGCTGGAAAAATTGATGATTCAATTACTGGTGTTCTTAAGCAGGCTGCTAACGATTTAGCTTCAAAATATAACTAA
- a CDS encoding ATP synthase F0 subunit C, with protein MDLSTGAGLIYVGIGLAVLGVGLGIGKIGGHAMDAIARQPEQAGKIQGAMLIAAGLIEGAGLIAIIFGAFIK; from the coding sequence ATGGATTTATCAACTGGAGCAGGATTAATTTACGTAGGTATCGGTTTAGCAGTACTAGGTGTAGGTCTAGGTATCGGTAAAATCGGTGGACATGCAATGGATGCTATCGCTAGACAACCTGAGCAAGCTGGTAAGATTCAAGGAGCAATGCTTATTGCTGCTGGTCTTATTGAAGGTGCTGGTCTTATCGCGATTATCTTTGGTGCTTTCATCAAGTAA
- a CDS encoding porin family protein: MKKILFASALALFTAANAQTTFGLKGGFALSKLTSNEDLDAFEGVDGGLKSKAGFYVGALVEHKFNNKFAVQGEVQYANLGGKAEVSMSGITVTENFNLNRIVIPVSARYYATPDFAVYAGPFVSIKTGTKVNIDVSGGTADPQLLDEAESFLEESFDDGLKSAEFGLFLGADYNVYKGLFVDARYSFGLSNMIKDPVADEKMRMNFFQIGIGYKFK, from the coding sequence ATGAAAAAAATTCTATTCGCATCAGCTTTAGCATTATTTACAGCGGCTAATGCACAGACAACTTTCGGATTAAAAGGTGGATTTGCCTTATCTAAATTAACGTCTAATGAAGATCTTGACGCTTTTGAAGGAGTAGACGGTGGGCTGAAATCAAAGGCAGGCTTTTACGTGGGTGCTTTGGTTGAGCATAAATTCAACAATAAATTTGCTGTACAGGGAGAAGTTCAGTACGCTAATCTTGGCGGTAAAGCTGAAGTTTCAATGTCTGGCATTACCGTGACGGAGAATTTCAATTTAAACAGAATTGTAATTCCTGTATCTGCAAGATATTATGCAACACCTGATTTTGCAGTATATGCTGGACCTTTTGTAAGCATTAAAACGGGTACTAAAGTAAACATTGATGTATCGGGAGGTACAGCGGATCCGCAATTACTGGATGAAGCAGAAAGCTTCCTGGAAGAATCATTTGATGATGGTTTGAAGTCTGCTGAGTTCGGATTATTTTTAGGTGCGGATTATAACGTATACAAAGGACTTTTTGTAGATGCACGTTATAGTTTCGGATTATCTAATATGATTAAAGATCCTGTTGCCGACGAAAAAATGAGGATGAATTTCTTCCAGATTGGAATAGGATATAAATTCAAGTAA
- a CDS encoding F0F1 ATP synthase subunit B: protein MGIIEPGIGLLFWMTLTFVILLFLLAKYAWKPIVNAVNDRETSIVDALNQATLARKEMETLKEDNERIIREAKVERDAILKEAREIKDRIVGEAKDAAKAEGDKMIEAAKQTINSEKNAAMADIKTQIGALSVNIAESILKQKLDNSEAQNELVQNYLNKSNLN, encoded by the coding sequence ATGGGAATTATAGAACCTGGAATTGGACTTTTGTTTTGGATGACCCTTACTTTTGTTATCCTATTGTTTCTTCTTGCAAAATACGCTTGGAAACCAATCGTAAATGCAGTAAACGACAGAGAAACTTCTATTGTTGACGCTCTTAATCAAGCTACATTGGCAAGAAAAGAAATGGAAACTTTAAAAGAAGATAACGAAAGAATCATTCGTGAGGCTAAAGTCGAAAGAGATGCTATCCTTAAAGAAGCCAGAGAAATTAAAGATAGAATCGTAGGTGAAGCTAAAGATGCTGCTAAAGCTGAAGGAGATAAAATGATTGAAGCAGCTAAACAGACAATTAATTCTGAAAAGAATGCTGCAATGGCAGACATCAAAACTCAGATCGGTGCTTTATCTGTAAACATCGCAGAATCTATCTTGAAACAAAAGCTTGATAACAGCGAGGCTCAAAACGAATTAGTTCAAAATTATTTAAACAAATCTAACCTTAACTAA
- the ffh gene encoding signal recognition particle protein, translated as MFNSLQDKLDKALHNISGRGKITEINVAETVKEIRRALVDADVNYKVAKDLTKRVQDKALGQNVLTSLTPGQLMTKIVHDELVDLMGGSQEGINLSGKPSVILIAGLQGSGKTTFSGKLANFLKTKRNKKPLLVACDVYRPAAIDQLKVLGGQIGVPVFTEEGSTNPSTIAENAINFAKSNGHDVVIVDTAGRLAIDEQMMNEIKSVHYFIKPNETLFVVDSMTGQDAVNTAKAFNEALNFDGVVLTKLDGDTRGGAALTIRSVVEKPIKFISTGEKMEALDIFYPERMADRILGMGDVVSLVERAQEQFDEEEAKKLHKKIAKNEFGFDDFLKQINQIKKMGNMKDLMGMIPGVGKAIKDVEISDDAFKHIEAIIYSMTPDERRRPSIINTQRKQRIAKGAGRKIEDVNQLMKQFDQMGKMMKMMQGPQGKQMMQMMSKMPNMPGMGGMFGK; from the coding sequence ATGTTTAATAGTTTACAGGATAAATTAGACAAGGCGCTTCATAATATTTCGGGACGTGGAAAAATCACGGAAATCAATGTGGCGGAAACCGTAAAAGAGATCCGTAGAGCATTGGTGGATGCCGATGTTAATTATAAAGTTGCCAAAGATCTTACGAAAAGAGTTCAGGATAAAGCGTTGGGACAAAATGTTCTTACTTCGCTTACTCCAGGGCAGTTGATGACAAAAATTGTCCATGATGAATTAGTAGATTTAATGGGAGGTTCCCAGGAAGGAATTAATCTTTCAGGAAAACCATCTGTGATTCTTATTGCAGGTCTTCAGGGTTCCGGTAAGACAACTTTCTCTGGAAAACTGGCTAATTTTTTAAAGACTAAAAGAAATAAAAAACCTCTTTTGGTAGCTTGTGACGTATATCGTCCGGCAGCGATCGACCAGCTAAAAGTACTGGGCGGACAAATCGGGGTTCCTGTTTTCACGGAAGAAGGTTCTACAAATCCTTCTACGATTGCTGAAAACGCAATTAATTTCGCTAAATCAAACGGCCACGATGTGGTGATCGTTGATACGGCGGGTCGTCTTGCGATTGATGAGCAGATGATGAACGAAATTAAATCAGTTCATTATTTCATTAAGCCAAACGAAACTTTATTCGTTGTTGACTCTATGACAGGTCAGGATGCCGTAAATACGGCAAAAGCTTTCAACGAAGCTTTAAATTTTGATGGTGTTGTTTTAACAAAATTAGACGGTGATACCCGTGGTGGAGCTGCATTAACGATTCGTTCGGTGGTTGAAAAGCCGATCAAATTCATTTCTACAGGGGAAAAAATGGAAGCTTTGGATATCTTCTACCCTGAAAGGATGGCAGACAGGATCCTGGGAATGGGAGACGTTGTTTCCTTGGTAGAAAGAGCTCAGGAGCAGTTTGATGAGGAAGAAGCGAAAAAACTTCACAAGAAAATTGCTAAAAATGAGTTTGGTTTTGATGATTTCTTAAAGCAGATTAATCAAATCAAGAAAATGGGTAACATGAAGGATTTGATGGGGATGATTCCTGGGGTTGGAAAGGCAATTAAAGATGTTGAAATCAGCGATGATGCATTTAAGCATATTGAAGCGATCATCTATTCTATGACGCCGGATGAGAGAAGAAGACCTTCTATTATCAATACTCAGAGAAAGCAGAGAATTGCAAAAGGTGCGGGTAGAAAAATTGAAGATGTGAATCAACTAATGAAGCAATTCGACCAAATGGGTAAAATGATGAAGATGATGCAGGGCCCACAAGGAAAGCAGATGATGCAGATGATGAGCAAAATGCCGAATATGCCGGGAATGGGCGGAATGTTTGGAAAATAG
- the atpB gene encoding F0F1 ATP synthase subunit A — protein MNRKISSLFFAFLFVFISGLATAQHESEGEKSAEKVEHKEAGESFNATKMIMEHIGDSNEWHLWTTKDDNGEEHHVSIPLPVIIKDNEGWHTFLSSSIAHGHEHDGYTLEHGQVVSTKGIEKATLFSIISGKQKSNEVFFDLSVTKNAASMFLSVIFMAIIFIGMARNYKKSQLPKGIGKVMEPVIVFIRDEVAIPNIGSVKYKRYMPYLLTAFFFIWFNNLFGLIPFFPFGANLTGNIAITAVLAIITLLITLFSANKDYWKHIFMPPVPILLYPIMVPIEIIGIFTKPFALMMRLFANVTAGHIMILAIISLIFIFKSPFLGFASVPLALFVSVLELLVAALQAYIFTVLSALFIGIAVAEHDHGHEEHAH, from the coding sequence ATGAACAGAAAAATTTCTTCATTATTTTTCGCATTTTTGTTTGTGTTTATTAGCGGTTTAGCTACTGCACAACACGAATCTGAGGGTGAGAAGTCGGCTGAAAAAGTAGAGCACAAAGAAGCGGGAGAGAGCTTCAATGCCACTAAAATGATCATGGAACACATTGGTGATTCAAACGAATGGCATTTATGGACTACAAAAGATGATAATGGTGAAGAGCATCATGTTTCTATCCCGTTGCCGGTAATTATTAAGGATAATGAAGGATGGCATACTTTTCTTTCCAGCAGTATAGCTCATGGTCATGAACACGACGGATATACTTTGGAGCACGGACAAGTAGTTTCTACGAAAGGAATTGAAAAAGCAACTTTATTTTCAATTATAAGTGGGAAACAAAAATCAAATGAAGTGTTTTTTGATTTGTCAGTGACTAAAAATGCAGCTTCAATGTTCTTGTCAGTGATTTTTATGGCAATTATATTTATCGGAATGGCAAGAAACTATAAAAAATCTCAACTTCCAAAAGGTATTGGAAAAGTTATGGAGCCTGTCATTGTATTTATAAGAGACGAAGTAGCTATTCCAAATATTGGGTCTGTTAAATATAAAAGATATATGCCTTATTTATTAACAGCATTTTTCTTTATCTGGTTTAACAACTTATTTGGATTGATTCCGTTCTTCCCTTTTGGGGCAAACCTTACAGGTAATATTGCAATCACTGCGGTTTTAGCAATCATTACTTTACTAATTACACTATTCAGTGCTAATAAAGATTATTGGAAACACATCTTTATGCCACCGGTTCCGATCTTATTGTATCCTATTATGGTTCCAATCGAGATCATTGGGATCTTTACAAAGCCTTTCGCTTTGATGATGCGACTTTTTGCTAACGTTACAGCGGGACACATTATGATTTTGGCGATTATTTCATTAATCTTCATTTTCAAATCTCCTTTCTTAGGATTTGCATCTGTACCATTAGCATTATTTGTATCCGTATTGGAATTATTAGTAGCGGCGTTACAAGCATATATCTTTACTGTATTATCAGCATTATTTATTGGTATTGCAGTTGCAGAGCATGATCACGGTCACGAAGAGCATGCACATTAA
- a CDS encoding hemolysin family protein, producing MDSDIVRLLLALLLVLLNGFFVAAEFSIVKVRYSQIQLKAAEGNSMAKQAEHIIKHLDEYLSATQLGITLASLALGWVGESALHHVVENTFHSLNIDFTQTTVTTISVVTSFVLITVMHIVFGELIPKSIAIRKSEATTMATAIPLRVFYTIFKPFIWLMNSMSNGFLRLVKIHPASEQEIHSTEELQLLVKQSADSGEIEEENYEIIKNAFDFTDHSAKQIMVPRQNITSIDFEEDVNEIINKIMESGYSRIPVYVNSIDNVTGILYTKEIIREFVKRKGELNHDDLNELMRDPFFVVGSKKISDLLKTFQQKKQHLAIVIDEFGGTEGIITLEDILEELVGEIQDEEDDEDKVVDKIADNTYWVQATQPLDEINEFLPKKLPLSEESEYNTLAGFILHELADIPEENQEFDLVNYHFKILKMNNKSVELVELVYEEPNTINDLADKIGEV from the coding sequence ATGGATTCGGACATAGTCAGGCTTTTGTTGGCCTTATTACTTGTTTTACTTAATGGCTTTTTTGTAGCCGCAGAATTTTCAATTGTTAAAGTTCGTTATTCACAAATCCAGTTAAAAGCCGCAGAAGGAAATTCTATGGCAAAACAGGCAGAGCATATTATCAAGCATCTTGATGAGTATCTTTCTGCAACACAGCTTGGTATTACATTGGCTTCACTAGCCTTAGGTTGGGTAGGAGAAAGCGCATTGCATCACGTTGTTGAAAATACTTTCCACTCTTTAAATATTGATTTTACACAAACTACCGTTACCACGATTTCTGTGGTCACCAGTTTTGTGCTAATCACGGTGATGCATATTGTATTTGGTGAGCTTATCCCAAAATCAATTGCTATTCGGAAATCCGAAGCGACAACGATGGCAACTGCTATCCCGCTAAGGGTTTTCTATACGATCTTCAAGCCATTTATCTGGTTGATGAATTCGATGTCAAACGGATTTTTAAGATTAGTTAAAATTCATCCGGCATCCGAGCAGGAAATCCACTCTACAGAAGAGCTTCAGCTTTTGGTGAAGCAAAGTGCTGACAGTGGTGAAATTGAAGAGGAGAATTACGAGATCATTAAAAATGCGTTTGATTTTACGGATCACTCTGCAAAACAGATCATGGTCCCTCGTCAGAACATTACATCTATTGATTTTGAGGAAGATGTCAACGAAATTATCAACAAAATCATGGAAAGCGGGTATTCCAGAATTCCGGTTTATGTGAATTCTATTGATAATGTGACTGGTATTTTATATACAAAAGAGATCATCAGAGAATTTGTCAAAAGAAAAGGCGAGCTTAATCATGATGATCTGAATGAATTGATGCGTGACCCGTTCTTTGTTGTTGGCAGTAAGAAGATTTCAGACTTATTGAAAACTTTCCAGCAGAAAAAGCAACACCTTGCCATTGTAATTGATGAATTTGGTGGAACTGAAGGAATCATCACTCTTGAAGATATTTTGGAAGAATTGGTAGGTGAGATTCAGGATGAAGAGGATGATGAAGATAAGGTTGTTGATAAAATCGCGGACAATACATACTGGGTTCAGGCCACACAGCCATTAGACGAAATAAATGAATTTTTGCCTAAAAAACTGCCTCTTTCAGAAGAAAGCGAATACAATACATTGGCAGGATTCATTCTTCATGAGCTGGCAGATATTCCGGAAGAAAACCAGGAGTTTGATCTTGTAAATTATCATTTTAAGATTTTAAAAATGAATAATAAGAGCGTAGAGCTCGTAGAATTGGTTTACGAAGAACCAAATACAATCAATGATCTTGCAGACAAAATAGGAGAAGTTTAA
- a CDS encoding OmpW family outer membrane protein, which produces MKKLLLAGAVALFGLSNAQMTKGDWVISGNTSAGFNSINTTVKVGDESADGPKVTTFSVSPSVGYFVINKLAVGIELGYTTATTKYEGIKATTSSFSVMPTATYYFTNDSKFVPFLGAGIGYASVKNSGETDFMGISASDETTTDGLAWKVKGGVTYMATQSLGVNLGVSYDQFSNKETYMNTDVKTNVKTFGVNVGFSYFIKAKAQKSDK; this is translated from the coding sequence ATGAAAAAACTATTACTAGCTGGTGCAGTTGCACTTTTCGGACTTTCAAACGCTCAGATGACTAAAGGTGACTGGGTAATCAGTGGAAACACAAGCGCTGGTTTCAACAGCATTAATACAACTGTTAAAGTTGGAGACGAGTCTGCAGACGGACCAAAAGTAACTACATTCTCAGTTTCTCCTTCAGTAGGATATTTCGTAATCAACAAATTAGCTGTTGGTATTGAACTAGGATACACTACTGCTACAACAAAGTATGAAGGGATCAAAGCTACAACAAGCAGCTTTTCTGTAATGCCTACTGCTACTTATTATTTTACTAACGACAGCAAATTCGTTCCTTTCTTAGGAGCTGGAATTGGGTATGCTTCAGTGAAAAACAGCGGTGAAACAGATTTTATGGGTATTTCTGCATCTGACGAAACTACTACAGACGGTCTGGCTTGGAAAGTAAAAGGAGGGGTAACTTATATGGCAACTCAGTCTTTAGGGGTTAACTTAGGAGTTTCTTACGATCAGTTTTCAAACAAAGAAACTTACATGAATACAGATGTTAAAACAAACGTAAAAACTTTCGGAGTTAATGTTGGTTTCTCTTATTTCATCAAAGCTAAGGCTCAGAAATCTGATAAATAA
- the atpH gene encoding ATP synthase F1 subunit delta: MLTSKVAKRYAQGLLDFTNESGQTATVFSEMKDVVKIMKKSQDLNKFFMTPYIDSKKKVEVAKEIFKSLSASSQNLITLVIRQGRENQLKNIAQEFINKVEDINGVQRITLTTATQLSKENLDQILKSTNLVNTNSNFDLIVNVKPEILGGYILRVGDQQVDASVKSKLNQVKKDFQLN; the protein is encoded by the coding sequence ATGCTTACATCTAAAGTAGCTAAAAGATACGCACAAGGTTTACTTGATTTTACAAACGAATCAGGGCAAACGGCTACTGTATTTTCTGAAATGAAAGATGTGGTGAAGATTATGAAAAAATCTCAGGATTTGAACAAATTCTTCATGACCCCTTACATTGATTCTAAAAAGAAAGTAGAGGTAGCAAAAGAGATTTTCAAAAGTTTATCAGCTTCTTCACAGAATTTGATCACTTTGGTTATCAGACAGGGTAGAGAAAACCAACTGAAAAATATCGCTCAGGAATTCATCAATAAAGTTGAAGATATCAACGGGGTACAGAGAATAACTCTTACGACGGCAACTCAGCTTTCAAAAGAAAACCTTGATCAGATTTTAAAATCTACAAACCTGGTAAATACAAACTCAAACTTCGATTTGATAGTAAATGTAAAACCTGAAATTTTAGGAGGTTACATTTTAAGAGTAGGAGACCAGCAGGTAGATGCATCTGTAAAATCGAAACTTAATCAGGTTAAAAAAGATTTTCAATTAAATTAA
- the atpG gene encoding ATP synthase F1 subunit gamma: protein MANLKEIRGRITSISSTMQITRAMKMVSAAKLKKAQDAIVMLRPYSEKLQELIQNVNSSSDPDQISVYAQKREVKRVLFIAITSNRGLAGAFNSSIVKELNVQFQNNSQYEIEVLPVGKKAFDAVRRNRSVYSNASSVYDNLNFDVVSNVAEGVMTSFREGKFDEVYLIYNKFVNAATQEVTTEQLLPISMPETTEPQVETDYIFEPNRTEILENLIPKSIKTQVFKAILDSVASEHGARMTAMHKATDNAEALRNDLKIFYNKARQAAITNEILEIVSGAEALKNS from the coding sequence ATGGCAAACTTAAAAGAAATACGAGGTAGAATTACGTCAATTTCATCTACGATGCAGATTACACGTGCTATGAAAATGGTTTCCGCTGCGAAACTTAAAAAAGCACAGGATGCCATCGTAATGTTAAGACCTTATTCTGAAAAACTACAGGAACTTATCCAGAATGTAAATTCTAGCTCAGATCCTGACCAAATTTCTGTTTACGCTCAGAAAAGAGAAGTAAAAAGAGTGCTTTTTATCGCTATTACTTCAAACAGAGGTCTTGCAGGAGCTTTCAACTCATCAATTGTGAAGGAGCTTAATGTACAGTTTCAAAACAATTCTCAATATGAGATTGAAGTTCTTCCTGTTGGTAAAAAAGCTTTTGATGCCGTAAGAAGAAACCGTTCGGTATATAGCAATGCTAGTTCTGTGTATGATAACCTGAATTTTGATGTGGTTTCCAACGTTGCAGAAGGAGTAATGACGAGCTTTAGAGAAGGTAAATTTGATGAAGTTTATTTAATTTATAATAAATTCGTTAATGCTGCTACTCAGGAAGTGACTACAGAACAGCTTCTTCCGATTTCAATGCCTGAAACTACGGAACCCCAGGTAGAAACAGATTATATTTTTGAGCCTAATAGAACAGAAATCTTAGAAAACTTGATTCCGAAATCTATTAAAACTCAGGTTTTCAAAGCGATTCTTGATTCAGTTGCATCTGAGCACGGAGCGAGAATGACTGCCATGCATAAAGCAACAGACAACGCAGAAGCTTTGAGAAATGATCTGAAAATCTTCTACAATAAAGCAAGACAGGCTGCTATTACAAACGAAATCTTAGAGATCGTTTCAGGAGCAGAAGCATTGAAAAATTCATAA
- a CDS encoding outer membrane beta-barrel protein produces the protein MKKLILAGAVALFGLSNAQIKTGTFYVSGQISYTQEENKTTNEKTQDFKVIPTVAVFVAPNLAVGTGLGLKNSKTEYTQTLSSGPFATIIDYTGKTNAVVVAPFIRKYWTLSDKLYFFGQLEVPMEFGKINHDALVTYVDGMSGSMGQETLSVERKYTSIGVNVKPGLDYFLNKNWTIEATIGEFGYKNLKYKDEDNTDVKNYNFGLNLSAISFGVKYVFAK, from the coding sequence ATGAAAAAACTAATATTGGCCGGAGCTGTTGCGCTTTTCGGACTTTCTAATGCCCAAATTAAAACAGGAACTTTTTACGTTTCCGGACAGATAAGTTATACTCAGGAGGAGAATAAAACAACAAATGAGAAAACTCAGGATTTTAAAGTAATACCTACAGTAGCTGTATTTGTAGCACCAAATTTGGCCGTGGGAACTGGTTTAGGATTAAAAAACAGTAAAACTGAGTATACTCAAACTCTTTCTAGCGGTCCTTTCGCTACTATTATTGACTATACAGGGAAAACAAACGCTGTTGTAGTAGCTCCATTCATCAGAAAATACTGGACTTTATCAGATAAATTATACTTCTTCGGACAACTGGAAGTTCCAATGGAATTTGGAAAAATCAATCATGATGCATTAGTAACATACGTGGACGGAATGTCCGGATCTATGGGACAGGAGACTTTATCGGTTGAAAGAAAATATACCTCAATCGGTGTAAATGTAAAACCAGGTTTGGACTATTTCTTAAACAAAAACTGGACGATCGAAGCCACAATTGGAGAATTTGGATACAAGAATTTAAAGTATAAAGACGAAGATAATACAGATGTTAAAAACTATAATTTTGGTTTAAACCTATCTGCAATTTCTTTCGGGGTAAAATATGTTTTTGCTAAATAA
- a CDS encoding outer membrane beta-barrel protein has product MKKVLLAGAVALFGLSNAQIAKGTAYLSGSVGYSQEETNNGNYKKEDFNVLPRVGYFVGTNLAVGVGVGYQTSKTTETSTAFLPGTTVVSEDIIKNPAFVVEPFVRKYWTLSDKLYIFGQLAVPMQFGKTEVESTTVATTGSTTATTSNSSEAKYTQVGVTVKPGLDYFLNKNWSIEATIGEFGYNNYKPKDGDATNNYTFGLNLSSVTFGVKYVFAK; this is encoded by the coding sequence ATGAAAAAAGTATTATTAGCTGGTGCTGTTGCACTTTTCGGTTTATCTAATGCTCAAATCGCTAAAGGAACTGCTTATCTTTCAGGATCTGTAGGGTATTCTCAAGAAGAAACAAACAACGGTAACTATAAAAAAGAAGATTTCAACGTATTACCTAGAGTTGGATATTTCGTAGGAACAAACTTAGCAGTTGGTGTTGGAGTAGGATACCAGACTTCAAAAACTACTGAAACAAGTACGGCTTTCTTACCGGGAACTACAGTTGTAAGCGAGGATATCATCAAAAATCCTGCATTTGTTGTTGAGCCTTTCGTAAGAAAATACTGGACTTTGTCTGACAAATTATATATCTTCGGACAATTGGCAGTACCAATGCAGTTCGGTAAGACTGAGGTTGAAAGCACTACTGTAGCTACTACAGGTTCTACTACAGCTACAACTTCAAATTCTTCTGAAGCTAAATACACTCAAGTAGGTGTTACTGTGAAGCCAGGTTTAGATTATTTCTTAAACAAAAACTGGTCTATCGAAGCTACAATCGGAGAATTTGGTTATAACAACTACAAGCCAAAAGATGGTGATGCTACAAACAACTACACTTTCGGATTGAACTTATCATCAGTTACTTTCGGAGTTAAGTATGTTTTCGCTAAATAA